The Elaeis guineensis isolate ETL-2024a chromosome 13, EG11, whole genome shotgun sequence genome includes a region encoding these proteins:
- the LOC105060663 gene encoding elongation factor 1-delta 1: MAATFHNLNSESGLKKLDDYLLSRSYITGYQASKDDLAVHAALSTAPSLEYVNVARWFNHIDALLKMCGVTGEGAGVKIESSASVAEEAPSSAPVAEKKVPAADDDDDDDDDVDLFGEETEEEKKAAEERAAAVKASGKKKESGKSSVLLDVKPWDDETDMQKLEEAVRSVQMEGLLWGASKLAPVGYGIKKLQIMMTIVDDLVSVDSLIEDHLLVEPANEYIQSCDIVAFNKI; encoded by the exons ATGGCTGCAACTTTCCACAATCTCAATTCGGAGTCTGGCCTCAAAAAGCTTGATGATTACCTTCTTTCTCGTAGTTATATAACGGG TTACCAAGCTTCCAAGGATGACCTGGCTGTTCATGCTGCACTTTCGACGGCTCCATCGTTGGAGTATGTTAATGTAGCTAGGTGGTTTAACCATATTGATGCTCTTCTGAAGATGTG TGGTGTCACTGGGGAAGGTGCTGGTGTGAAAATTGAATCATCTGCTTCTGTTGCCGAGGAGGCGCCATCCTCTGCTCCCGTTGCTGAGAAGAAG GTGCCAGCggctgatgatgatgatgatgatgatgatgatgtggATCTATTTGGTGAAGAgacagaagaagaaaagaaggctgCTGAAGAGCGTGCAGCAGCTGTTAAAGCATctggaaaaaagaaagaga GTGGAAAGTCTTCAGTGCTACTAGATGTAAAGCCATGGGATGATGAAACAGACATGCAAAAGCTTGAAGAAGCTGTTAGGAGTGTTCAGATGGAGGGTTTGCTCTGGGGAGCCT CAAAACTTGCTCCAGTTGGGTATGGCATCAAAAAGTTGCAAATTATGATGACCATTGTAGATGACTTGGTTTCTGTTGATAGCCTTATCGAGGACCATCTCTTGGTTGAACCAGCAAATGAATACATTCAGAGCTGTGATATTGTGGCATTTAACAAAATCT AG